The following is a genomic window from Thermodesulfobacteriota bacterium.
GAAGGCCGCCCCTGACAGCGGCGGCCCTCTTTATGGCAATCCCTGCTTAATGTGTTTTTGCCCGGAACTCTTCCAGCGCCTTCTGAATTTCGCCCAACAGGTCACCGGGAAATACCGTACCGGTCAGTTTCTGCGCCACGGCCTTATTTACTTTCTGAAGGACCGCCTGATCTTCAGCGGACAGGGTAACGGACTTCATGCCGCACTTGGTTTCAAAGGCTTTCAGACTTTTTTCCTCGTACATTCTGATCTGCCGTCTCCATTCCGGCTCAACGATGTTCCATTCGGCGGCCAGAACCTCAATGATGTTATGGGAAAAGACGGCGGAAACGCCCAGTTGTTTCTGAATTTTATGTTTTTTATCGACGCTGACAATAACGGCCGCCGGTGAATAGAGCAGATGTGGCTTGATATAATAGTTCGAGTACTGGTAGGCCTGCATGCCCAGCATCCAGGCGGCCGGGGCTATATTGGTTTCGGCCGCGCCGGTGTTAAGCGCTGCTACGATATCCGGCACGGCCACGGGTTTGGGGGTAATCCCCAGTTCCTTGAAAAAGGTGGTTTCGATGGAACCGAACCAGGTCAGGACCTTTTGCTTTTTAATATCCTCCAGGCCGGCCGTTTTGGTGGTGGAGAACATGTAAAAGAATCCGGTGTCGATCAGCGCCCACAGGACGTATCCTTTTTTTTCAAACCCGTCGTCCAGCCGTTTTCTGAATTTTTCAAAGATGTAATCCACCTCTTCAAAGCTGGTGAACAGGCCTGGCACCAGCAGGACGGCCGCTTCCGGGCAGGTCTCCAGCACGCCCAGGGCGGTGCAGCCGCAGCAGTCCAGCTGGCCGGAGCCCATTTTTTTCAAAATTTCCGGGTCCTCGCCCATGACGCCGCCGCCGTATATTTTGGTTATAAATTTTCCGTCGCTCAGCCGTTCGAACTCGGGAAAGGCGATGGTCTCGGGAACGCTCAGCCAGGGGGTGCCCGGAGGCGCCAGGGTGCCGACCCTGAATATTACGGGATCTTCTTTCTTGACCGGTGACGCCATGGCCCGCCACATGATTTCCCGGCCTCTTTTCCAATCCATATGGGGCGCGAAAATGGCGTTGAATCGTTCCGGCAGGGCTTTGAGCGCGTATCGCGATGTCTTCTGCCGGTCCAGCAGGGACAGAAACGCCGCTTCCATCATGCTTTCCAGTTCGGCCTTGTTGACGTTGCCGCTCGTCAGCGCGGTCTGCAGCGACTGCTGCCGTTGCTTAACTTCCGGGCTGAATTCCTGTCCGGTCCATATGGCCTCCAGGCTTGCCTGGAGGTTGTTCTGGAAATCCGTGCGGGCGGCGTCAGCTGCCGCGGCCGCGCCAGCGAACAGCAAGGTCGCCGCCAGGAACAGGCATAACCACCGCACCGGCGGCCGGATATTGACTGAACGCGCGATAGAAATAGCCATGACCATAACTCCTTTTGTGAAATGCGGTTGTTGTCGGAAACCTCCGAATTTTTCCAGGCGAAATCGAACGCGGTTGCAGCCGGCGGACAGGCGCCGCAATCAGATTTTATTAGAATACCGTGGAATTGAATACAAAACAATAATTTTCCACCTGCCTGGTTTACTGCTTCTGGGCCCGATACGCCTCCAGCGCTTTCTGAATATCATTCATCAGTTTTGCCGAAAAGACCTTCCCGGCCAGTTTCTGCTGAAGCGACGTGCCTGCCTTTTCAATGACCTGCTGATCTTGCGGAGAGAGGACCACGGGCTGAATGC
Proteins encoded in this region:
- the dctP gene encoding TRAP transporter substrate-binding protein DctP; protein product: MAISIARSVNIRPPVRWLCLFLAATLLFAGAAAAADAARTDFQNNLQASLEAIWTGQEFSPEVKQRQQSLQTALTSGNVNKAELESMMEAAFLSLLDRQKTSRYALKALPERFNAIFAPHMDWKRGREIMWRAMASPVKKEDPVIFRVGTLAPPGTPWLSVPETIAFPEFERLSDGKFITKIYGGGVMGEDPEILKKMGSGQLDCCGCTALGVLETCPEAAVLLVPGLFTSFEEVDYIFEKFRKRLDDGFEKKGYVLWALIDTGFFYMFSTTKTAGLEDIKKQKVLTWFGSIETTFFKELGITPKPVAVPDIVAALNTGAAETNIAPAAWMLGMQAYQYSNYYIKPHLLYSPAAVIVSVDKKHKIQKQLGVSAVFSHNIIEVLAAEWNIVEPEWRRQIRMYEEKSLKAFETKCGMKSVTLSAEDQAVLQKVNKAVAQKLTGTVFPGDLLGEIQKALEEFRAKTH